GCAACGATGTTCTTTCAGCAGAAAATGACCCCCACCATGGGTGATCCCATGCAGGCCAAAATCATGTTGTTTATGCCGGTTGTCTTTACCTTCCTCTTCCTCAATTTCCCCTCGGGCCTGGTTTTATACTGGCTTTTCAACAACATCATCAGTATCGGCCAACAGGTTTATATCAATAAATACGCCAATGTATAGGATGCAGCATGACACACTTAAAGGAATATGAAGGAAGAACGATTGATGAAGCCATCGAAAAGGCCTGTCAGTCATTGAACGTTCCCAGAGAGAGACTGAATATAGAAATCATTTCTGAGGGATCAACGGGTTTTTTGGGATTTGGATCAAAAAAAGCGCGCATCGGAGCCTCCTTGCTCGTATTTGAAATGCCCCCCACCGCGCCTGTGTCCGGAACAAAGGAAAATGGAGAACTTGACATTGTTTCCACAGAGGACACGTCAGAAGAAGTCGCTGGACAATCAGAAACCCCTGGAGAATCCGGCACAGAAAGCATCGGAGACAGGGCAAAGGAAATCCTCGAGGGCATTTTGACGCACATGTCCATGGAAGCCTCTGTCACGTTGGAGGAAGGGGAAGACCGGGTCATTTTAAACATTCACGGAGATGGGGGCGGCCTGCTGATCGGCAAGCGCGGGAAGAACCTGGACGCCCTTCA
This genomic window from Deltaproteobacteria bacterium contains:
- the yidC gene encoding membrane protein insertase YidC is translated as MGGCLPILIQIPVFFGLYKVLLYAIELRHSPFFFWIQDLSAKDPYYITPIIMGATMFFQQKMTPTMGDPMQAKIMLFMPVVFTFLFLNFPSGLVLYWLFNNIISIGQQVYINKYANV
- a CDS encoding protein jag, with protein sequence MTHLKEYEGRTIDEAIEKACQSLNVPRERLNIEIISEGSTGFLGFGSKKARIGASLLVFEMPPTAPVSGTKENGELDIVSTEDTSEEVAGQSETPGESGTESIGDRAKEILEGILTHMSMEASVTLEEGEDRVILNIHGDGGGLLIGKRGKNLDALQYIVNKASNRLTDSRKMIVIDTEGYRKRREDSLVALAKELGEKARRTQKPITVSHMNAHNRRIIHMALQNEEGLTTKSRGEGEFRKIIILPDRK